The Diaphorobacter ruginosibacter genome contains a region encoding:
- a CDS encoding AMP-binding protein, with amino-acid sequence MPERQERRIGGFANLLEAAEHAACLPDQGLTFFDGLGQQQAFLSHARLWQAARQLAGYLRCTHSLAKGARVGLVAQTGPDFITHFLACQLLGWISCPLPLPSALQGNARYQRVLQGMLEAAGMSLLVAPRPMLPILQAEGLSARLPCVDYETATEAMAAGADHPQACSWEMPAPGDIAYVQFSSGSTSHPKGIAISHGALMANVDDILCSGMQLSASDRAFSWLPFYHDMGLVGMLLAPLCAQVCVDYLAPTAFVRRPQLWTRLMSSRASTITYAPGFGYALAAGRAAAEEDASLCLQALRIAGVGGDRIIPSQLQSFADRHAGAGFHADAFRPSYGLAEATLAVTVCDLPWARAHRRFIVDPAGGVADAENAVSGAQEFVNCGRPLPGWRVTVRDERGAVLPAGTVGDVVVQGAAQMSGIYERASLQPLEPAAGVATGDMGFLDAQGDLFITGRRKDVMIVRGRNVWPQDVEQAVAEILRSETDDILLFQDPGALPESDLFLLVHEKAVRQSAHPHALGSIASTAAGLLGAPPAVHVVSNGCIERTSSGKKARAATRERFLSGKIMTLPALSP; translated from the coding sequence ATGCCTGAGCGTCAGGAGCGCCGCATCGGCGGGTTCGCGAACCTGCTGGAGGCTGCCGAGCATGCGGCATGCCTTCCCGACCAGGGCCTGACTTTCTTCGATGGCCTCGGCCAGCAGCAGGCATTCCTGAGCCATGCGCGGCTATGGCAGGCGGCGCGGCAGCTGGCGGGATATCTGCGCTGCACCCATTCCCTGGCGAAGGGGGCAAGGGTCGGGCTCGTCGCGCAGACCGGCCCCGACTTCATCACGCATTTCCTGGCCTGCCAGTTGCTGGGCTGGATATCGTGTCCGCTGCCGCTGCCGTCCGCGCTGCAAGGCAACGCGCGCTACCAGCGTGTGCTGCAGGGCATGCTGGAGGCTGCGGGCATGTCGCTTCTGGTGGCTCCCCGGCCCATGCTGCCCATCCTGCAGGCCGAGGGCCTGTCTGCACGCCTTCCATGCGTGGACTACGAGACGGCAACAGAGGCCATGGCCGCTGGAGCGGACCATCCCCAGGCATGTTCGTGGGAGATGCCGGCCCCGGGTGATATCGCCTATGTGCAGTTCTCGTCGGGGTCCACATCGCATCCCAAGGGCATCGCCATTTCCCATGGCGCACTGATGGCGAATGTGGACGACATCCTTTGCAGCGGCATGCAGTTGAGCGCATCGGACCGGGCATTCTCGTGGCTGCCTTTCTATCACGACATGGGGCTGGTCGGCATGCTGCTGGCGCCGCTGTGCGCGCAGGTCTGCGTGGACTATCTTGCACCCACTGCCTTTGTGCGCAGGCCCCAGCTCTGGACCCGGCTGATGAGCAGCAGGGCCAGCACCATCACCTATGCCCCCGGTTTCGGATACGCACTCGCGGCCGGCCGTGCGGCAGCCGAGGAGGATGCCTCCCTTTGCTTGCAGGCCCTGCGCATTGCCGGTGTTGGCGGTGACCGGATCATCCCGTCGCAACTGCAATCCTTTGCCGACCGCCATGCCGGGGCGGGCTTCCACGCCGACGCGTTCAGGCCCAGCTACGGCCTCGCGGAGGCGACCCTCGCCGTGACCGTGTGCGATCTTCCATGGGCACGGGCGCATCGGCGGTTCATCGTGGATCCCGCAGGTGGTGTTGCCGATGCGGAAAATGCCGTTTCCGGCGCGCAGGAGTTCGTCAATTGCGGCAGGCCGCTGCCCGGCTGGCGAGTGACGGTGCGGGATGAGCGCGGGGCGGTGCTTCCCGCCGGCACGGTGGGCGATGTCGTGGTGCAGGGTGCCGCGCAGATGTCCGGCATCTACGAACGTGCCAGCCTGCAGCCGCTGGAGCCCGCGGCCGGCGTGGCCACGGGCGACATGGGTTTTCTCGATGCACAGGGCGATCTGTTCATCACGGGCCGCAGGAAGGACGTCATGATCGTGCGCGGCAGGAATGTCTGGCCGCAGGATGTCGAGCAGGCCGTGGCGGAGATCCTGCGCTCGGAGACGGACGATATCCTGCTGTTCCAGGATCCGGGGGCGTTGCCTGAGTCCGACCTGTTCCTGCTGGTGCATGAGAAGGCGGTGCGCCAATCCGCCCATCCGCACGCGCTCGGGTCCATCGCCTCGACCGCCGCCGGCCTGCTGGGCGCTCCGCCCGCCGTGCACGTCGTCTCCAATGGTTGCATCGAGCGAACCTCCTCGGGCAAGAAGGCCCGGGCCGCGACGCGCGAACGTTTTTTGAGCGGGAAGATCATGACGCTGCCCGCATTGTCTCCATGA
- a CDS encoding GNAT family protein → MSGFSISLQQPVQQASQGGPVRVETSNFVVRSLTAADVTPEFARWFDDPLMLQGLNLSALHFSVEGLRAFIASFNNLDNYFIGVLDKHSQSLQGFYNFSVNRVHRVATLTMGMAPHTQVARQILWEVSEPLFDEMFSRTDIEKISARVLASNRRVLFALANNEHFVPEALLRQECLGVDGKRLDVLAIACFKDLALRPPKRPLERPASAVPAGQGGNA, encoded by the coding sequence ATGAGCGGATTCTCGATCTCGCTGCAGCAGCCCGTGCAGCAAGCCTCTCAGGGCGGCCCGGTGCGTGTGGAAACCAGCAACTTCGTGGTGCGCAGCCTCACGGCAGCCGATGTGACCCCGGAGTTCGCACGCTGGTTCGACGACCCGCTCATGCTGCAGGGACTCAATCTCTCCGCGCTGCACTTTTCCGTGGAAGGACTCAGGGCCTTCATCGCCAGCTTCAACAACCTGGACAACTACTTCATCGGCGTGCTGGACAAGCACAGCCAGAGCCTGCAGGGGTTCTACAACTTCTCGGTCAACCGCGTGCACCGCGTGGCGACGCTCACCATGGGCATGGCGCCTCATACACAGGTGGCCCGGCAGATACTGTGGGAAGTCTCGGAGCCCCTTTTCGACGAGATGTTCTCCCGCACCGACATCGAGAAGATCTCCGCGCGTGTGCTGGCCAGCAACCGCCGCGTGCTCTTTGCGCTGGCCAACAACGAGCACTTCGTACCCGAGGCCCTGTTGCGGCAGGAGTGCCTGGGGGTGGATGGCAAGCGCCTGGATGTGCTGGCCATCGCGTGCTTCAAGGATCTGGCGCTGCGCCCACCCAAACGGCCGCTGGAGCGTCCCGCTTCCGCCGTGCCGGCAGGCCAGGGCGGCAATGCCTGA
- a CDS encoding SapC family protein has protein sequence MNTSSTPPLPMFYRELQPLDPARHLGFGVRGTPNFRAACNANAVPLGISEFALAARSYPIVFGPAESAGIPIAVTALVEGRNLFVDAEGQWLPETYVPGYLRRYPFWMRVDGDGRSASFFFDPHAGQVVPLESDATARPLFDFQGQPNTALGEIVGFCRQCLQDEQMTRHFMAALERERLLVPRQARIELAPGQYYELGGFRVVDMDAYHRLPDATLADWVRQGYAALVAVHQWSMANNWQQLLALHQRQALPAAAQAETA, from the coding sequence ATGAATACGTCCTCTACGCCACCCCTGCCCATGTTCTACCGCGAACTGCAGCCACTGGATCCTGCGCGGCATCTGGGCTTTGGCGTGCGAGGCACGCCGAACTTCCGCGCGGCATGCAACGCCAACGCGGTGCCCCTGGGCATCAGTGAGTTCGCGCTGGCCGCGCGCAGCTATCCGATCGTCTTCGGGCCTGCCGAGAGCGCGGGAATCCCCATCGCGGTGACTGCATTGGTGGAGGGGCGCAACCTGTTCGTGGATGCCGAGGGGCAGTGGTTGCCCGAGACCTATGTCCCGGGCTATCTGCGCCGCTATCCGTTCTGGATGCGTGTGGATGGCGATGGGCGCAGCGCCAGCTTTTTCTTCGATCCGCACGCAGGACAGGTCGTCCCCCTCGAGAGTGATGCCACGGCGCGCCCATTGTTCGACTTCCAGGGGCAGCCCAACACGGCGCTCGGCGAGATCGTGGGCTTCTGCCGGCAATGCCTGCAGGATGAGCAGATGACGCGGCACTTCATGGCGGCCCTGGAGCGCGAACGCCTGCTCGTGCCCCGACAGGCCCGCATCGAACTGGCGCCCGGACAGTACTACGAACTCGGCGGCTTTCGCGTGGTGGACATGGATGCCTACCACCGGCTGCCCGATGCCACGCTGGCCGACTGGGTCCGGCAGGGCTACGCGGCGCTGGTCGCGGTGCATCAATGGTCGATGGCGAACAACTGGCAGCAACTGCTGGCGCTGCACCAGCGTCAGGCACTCCCGGCGGCGGCTCAGGCGGAGACGGCATGA
- a CDS encoding autotransporter outer membrane beta-barrel domain-containing protein, which yields MPTSTVAPIFSRGFIGKDQGVGSITIGDAGAPGILNRANFMSGLVVGADGGQGSLDVLSGGKAGVSNGMAMSACSSTPAAPAPLIVGGTGTGLVRASGSGSDLLVSGKYAAGFGGTTAIPIRSYHIGKIQVGSNGTLVAENSAAIKVGVSQLSNASMGPYELIHEAYGIGPIDVEGTGQVYYGSETATPSAPGSIQASLIQLKDPTSALHFNHTGSNLSFDVPLKGTGRLVQDAGTTTVSQVAALPSYATDGACDPVVEHPTDQQSFNGLVEVNAGTLVLPTNDVLSNAQSFTVAGGTLMQGGTNQTLNQVTLGANGTLQLTDSGQSTSDIARASSWSGGGAVLLDTVLGACGSASDKLVITGAITGETRLKITNASGPGAATSGCDGILVVDAAGASGAGTFVLDGGPITQGGFQYQLVKAGNGNWYLQATEAPGQIIIQQTVTPSGGAPAFTGSIPFTLNCTTPSYQYSGNITVTNNVGNSAPITVAVGSQCAVVQGSPMPAVTGYQWSAATYGPSGTAMPVGGLQTLTMSNNLTRSGGGTDNGGNTPGSATPVPALGAGGLGALAGLMMAAAAFIGRRRKQDRA from the coding sequence ATGCCCACAAGCACAGTTGCTCCGATCTTTTCTCGTGGCTTCATCGGCAAGGATCAGGGCGTGGGCTCGATCACCATAGGAGATGCAGGAGCCCCAGGTATCCTCAATCGTGCCAATTTCATGAGCGGCCTTGTAGTGGGGGCGGATGGCGGGCAGGGATCGCTGGACGTGCTGAGCGGAGGCAAGGCGGGGGTGAGCAACGGCATGGCGATGTCCGCCTGCAGTTCCACTCCTGCTGCTCCTGCGCCGCTCATCGTGGGCGGGACGGGCACCGGGCTGGTCCGGGCGTCGGGCAGCGGTTCGGACCTGCTGGTGAGCGGCAAGTACGCAGCCGGCTTCGGGGGGACTACGGCCATACCGATTCGTTCCTACCATATCGGCAAGATCCAGGTGGGAAGCAACGGAACGCTCGTGGCCGAAAACAGTGCAGCCATCAAGGTTGGGGTTTCTCAACTCTCGAATGCCTCGATGGGGCCCTACGAACTCATCCATGAAGCCTACGGCATCGGGCCCATCGATGTGGAAGGGACCGGGCAGGTCTACTACGGATCGGAAACCGCCACTCCCTCGGCCCCGGGCAGCATCCAGGCGTCCCTCATCCAGCTGAAGGACCCCACCAGTGCGCTGCACTTCAACCATACCGGAAGCAATCTCAGTTTCGACGTTCCGCTCAAGGGCACGGGCCGGCTGGTGCAGGATGCCGGAACGACGACCGTCTCGCAGGTCGCCGCTCTTCCGTCCTATGCCACGGATGGCGCTTGCGATCCCGTTGTCGAACACCCCACCGACCAGCAATCCTTTAATGGCCTGGTTGAGGTGAACGCAGGAACCCTGGTGCTGCCGACAAACGATGTCCTGAGCAACGCCCAGTCGTTCACGGTGGCTGGCGGAACCCTGATGCAGGGCGGCACGAACCAGACGCTGAACCAGGTGACCTTGGGGGCCAATGGCACCTTGCAACTGACCGACAGTGGCCAGAGCACCAGCGACATTGCCAGGGCCAGCAGCTGGAGCGGCGGTGGCGCGGTGCTGCTCGACACGGTGCTGGGGGCCTGCGGCAGCGCCAGCGACAAGCTGGTCATCACCGGAGCCATCACGGGCGAGACCCGGCTGAAGATCACCAATGCGAGCGGGCCCGGAGCGGCAACCAGCGGCTGCGACGGCATTCTCGTCGTGGATGCGGCCGGTGCCAGCGGCGCAGGCACCTTCGTGCTCGATGGCGGGCCCATCACGCAAGGCGGATTCCAGTACCAGCTGGTGAAGGCGGGCAACGGCAACTGGTACCTGCAGGCCACCGAGGCGCCAGGGCAGATCATCATCCAGCAGACGGTGACACCCTCCGGCGGCGCTCCGGCATTCACCGGCAGCATTCCCTTCACGCTGAACTGCACGACGCCCAGCTACCAGTACAGCGGCAACATCACGGTGACCAACAACGTGGGCAACTCGGCTCCGATCACCGTGGCGGTGGGCAGCCAGTGCGCCGTCGTGCAAGGCTCGCCGATGCCTGCGGTGACGGGCTACCAGTGGAGTGCTGCCACCTACGGTCCCTCGGGTACGGCCATGCCCGTGGGAGGCTTGCAGACGCTCACCATGTCCAACAACCTGACCAGGAGCGGCGGCGGTACCGACAACGGCGGCAACACGCCGGGCAGCGCCACGCCGGTTCCCGCGCTGGGTGCCGGAGGGCTGGGCGCGCTTGCGGGGCTGATGATGGCCGCCGCGGCATTCATCGGCCGCCGGCGCAAGCAGGACCGGGCCTGA
- a CDS encoding tetratricopeptide repeat protein, producing the protein MNDDMTTRLEAMLASGKETSLLRFTLGKNHFDAGHFTKAREHLERAVELDPNYSVAWKFLGKACLELGDFPAARKAWDAGLACAEARGDAQVVKELGVFLRRLDKASG; encoded by the coding sequence ATGAACGACGACATGACCACGCGCCTGGAAGCCATGCTTGCCTCCGGAAAGGAAACGAGCCTGCTGCGCTTCACCCTGGGCAAGAACCACTTCGATGCCGGGCATTTCACCAAGGCACGCGAGCATCTGGAGCGGGCGGTGGAGCTCGATCCGAACTATTCGGTCGCCTGGAAGTTTCTGGGCAAGGCCTGCCTTGAGCTCGGCGACTTCCCTGCCGCACGCAAGGCGTGGGACGCGGGCCTCGCCTGCGCCGAGGCCAGGGGCGATGCGCAGGTGGTCAAGGAGCTCGGGGTCTTCCTTCGCAGGCTGGACAAGGCAAGCGGGTGA
- a CDS encoding PLP-dependent aminotransferase family protein — MDSRLLADATSAIGVGIGVEAEHLPEVPADLRQGGEHSLHLYQRWANHYAQAIHAGVLQAQERMPSVREIRERHEVSHTTALQILRELESRGLIEARARIGYFVRSQAHAMPAAREPIELVPFDARGKGLESIGDRISDYLNKARLVGTFKADLGSAMPAPELFDASFLNRQAVALLKEQPNLLVHGPSAPFTHPEFQAAMARYALTFGLKIPPMQVAATLGNSEAVNLMLDTVTQPGDMVAIESPTFYGIVQAVEARGLRSLEIPSSPHTGMSPEALELALRTYPELKAVIVVPHLQMPQGATMPDSHKERIVAMCSRRGVALIEDDIYREFVEEPGVHRPCKAWDTDGTVVYCASLSKSFAPGLRLGWMNGGRWHDKVQMLKFTRSRNMPLWPQLLGARTVGTPFYMRHLARLRDRLHRQREQAAQAVARYFPIGSRLSLPRGGLSIWIELPESISTARLYDEALALGIRVAPGDMFSNTGSYGHFLRLSCGMPFTEAINDAYRVLGQLMHAQMGLPPRG; from the coding sequence ATGGACAGCAGATTGTTGGCGGATGCCACCAGCGCCATCGGTGTCGGCATCGGTGTCGAAGCGGAGCACCTGCCCGAGGTCCCGGCAGACCTGCGGCAGGGCGGGGAGCATTCCCTTCACCTCTACCAGCGCTGGGCCAACCACTACGCGCAGGCGATCCATGCGGGCGTTCTGCAGGCCCAGGAACGCATGCCCTCGGTGCGCGAGATCCGTGAACGCCACGAGGTGAGCCACACCACGGCGCTGCAGATCCTGCGGGAGCTCGAATCCCGAGGACTCATCGAGGCGAGGGCGCGCATCGGCTACTTCGTGCGCTCGCAGGCGCATGCCATGCCCGCTGCGCGCGAGCCGATCGAGCTGGTGCCCTTCGATGCGCGTGGCAAGGGGCTGGAGTCCATCGGCGACCGTATCTCGGACTACCTCAACAAGGCGCGTCTCGTGGGAACGTTCAAGGCCGATCTGGGCAGCGCCATGCCCGCGCCCGAACTGTTCGATGCCTCCTTTCTCAACCGCCAGGCCGTGGCGCTGCTCAAGGAGCAACCCAACCTGCTGGTGCATGGCCCCTCCGCGCCGTTCACCCATCCCGAATTCCAGGCGGCCATGGCGCGCTATGCGCTCACCTTCGGCCTGAAGATTCCGCCGATGCAGGTGGCGGCCACGCTCGGCAACTCGGAAGCGGTGAACCTGATGCTGGACACCGTCACCCAGCCCGGCGACATGGTGGCCATCGAGTCCCCCACCTTCTATGGCATCGTGCAGGCTGTGGAGGCGCGCGGCCTGCGCTCCCTGGAGATTCCGTCGAGCCCGCACACCGGCATGTCGCCCGAAGCGCTGGAGCTCGCGCTGCGCACCTATCCGGAACTCAAGGCCGTGATCGTCGTCCCGCACCTGCAGATGCCGCAGGGCGCGACCATGCCCGACAGCCACAAGGAGCGCATCGTGGCCATGTGCTCCAGGCGCGGTGTGGCGCTGATCGAGGACGACATCTACCGCGAGTTCGTCGAGGAGCCTGGCGTGCACCGTCCCTGCAAGGCATGGGACACCGACGGGACGGTGGTGTACTGCGCATCGCTCTCCAAGAGCTTTGCGCCGGGCCTGCGCCTGGGGTGGATGAACGGCGGCCGCTGGCATGACAAGGTGCAGATGCTCAAGTTCACGCGTTCGCGCAACATGCCGCTGTGGCCGCAACTGCTGGGCGCGCGCACGGTGGGCACGCCGTTCTACATGCGGCATCTTGCGCGCCTGCGTGATCGCCTGCATCGCCAGCGCGAGCAGGCGGCGCAGGCGGTGGCGCGCTACTTTCCCATCGGCTCGCGCCTGAGTCTGCCGCGCGGGGGGCTGAGTATCTGGATCGAACTGCCCGAAAGCATCAGCACGGCACGGCTCTACGACGAGGCACTGGCGCTGGGCATCCGCGTCGCGCCGGGCGACATGTTTTCCAATACCGGTTCCTACGGCCACTTCCTGCGGCTGTCGTGCGGCATGCCCTTCACCGAGGCAATCAACGACGCCTACCGCGTGCTGGGCCAGTTGATGCATGCGCAAATGGGGTTGCCACCACGGGGCTGA
- a CDS encoding MBL fold metallo-hydrolase, translating into MPSSPSFGDYSESPQFSGERFRNITPRPANAPQPGAKVMWDMFFNKPSNAVPSAPIPVRRITQAELQAAPEGSFYRLGHSTVLMRLHGGWWITDPVFAERASPLSFAGPKRFHAPPLSIDELPALQGVLLSHDHYDHLDRAAVLRLAGKAQVFLCTLGVGDRLVAWGIPHEKVQQYDWWQGTEINGLRFTATPAQHFSGRGLRDGNRTLWASWVIESGEQRIFFSGDTGYFSGFAEIGRHFGSFDLTLMETGAYNEHWPYVHMHPEQTVQAHIDLRGRWLLPIHNGTFDLSMHAWWDPFERVLGLGRQRGVQVTTPMMGERLDINAPHPGESWWRALMQEQMSADGKSLQPTG; encoded by the coding sequence ATGCCTTCTTCTCCCTCGTTCGGCGACTACTCCGAATCGCCCCAGTTCAGCGGCGAGCGCTTTCGCAACATCACGCCACGCCCCGCCAATGCACCGCAGCCGGGCGCGAAGGTGATGTGGGACATGTTCTTCAACAAGCCGTCGAATGCCGTGCCTTCGGCGCCGATTCCCGTGCGCCGCATCACGCAGGCCGAGTTGCAGGCCGCCCCCGAGGGCAGCTTCTACCGACTGGGCCATTCCACGGTGCTCATGAGGCTGCACGGGGGCTGGTGGATCACCGATCCGGTCTTTGCCGAGCGCGCCTCGCCGCTGTCCTTTGCCGGCCCGAAGCGCTTCCATGCGCCGCCCCTGTCCATCGACGAGCTGCCTGCATTGCAGGGCGTGCTGCTCTCCCACGACCACTACGATCACCTGGACCGCGCGGCGGTACTGCGGCTTGCCGGCAAGGCACAGGTGTTTCTCTGCACGCTGGGGGTGGGCGACCGGCTCGTCGCCTGGGGCATCCCCCACGAGAAGGTGCAGCAATACGACTGGTGGCAAGGCACCGAAATCAACGGCCTGCGCTTCACAGCCACCCCGGCCCAGCATTTCTCAGGGCGCGGGCTGCGTGATGGAAACCGTACGCTCTGGGCCTCCTGGGTGATCGAGAGCGGCGAGCAGCGCATTTTCTTCAGCGGCGACACCGGTTATTTCTCGGGCTTTGCGGAGATCGGCAGGCACTTCGGCTCGTTCGACCTGACGCTCATGGAGACCGGTGCCTACAACGAGCACTGGCCCTATGTTCACATGCACCCGGAGCAGACCGTGCAGGCGCACATCGACCTGCGCGGACGCTGGCTGCTGCCGATTCACAACGGCACCTTCGACCTCTCCATGCATGCGTGGTGGGACCCGTTCGAGCGCGTGCTCGGACTCGGGCGCCAGCGCGGCGTGCAGGTCACGACACCGATGATGGGCGAGCGGCTCGACATCAATGCCCCGCACCCGGGCGAATCATGGTGGCGCGCGCTCATGCAGGAGCAGATGTCGGCGGACGGCAAATCTCTCCAGCCCACGGGCTGA
- a CDS encoding c-type cytochrome yields MRSLVLGGLLHALAWPTLAAPSDGTGIPFDGAAYPKGVTKAPAVASQCLACHGPTGISQIPEWPNLAGQSKSYLAAQLNDFKSGKRVHPMMQPAIAVIDRQQIQPLAAWFSAQAPSVPKPPSAQPRAVPATAATCVACHDTRAMPANPNLRGQKAPYLLEQLRAFKNGHRKSETMGPMVQALSDRDMADLAEHFSQLAPVKTGAGK; encoded by the coding sequence ATGCGCTCCCTGGTTCTCGGGGGCCTGCTGCACGCATTGGCGTGGCCGACCCTGGCCGCACCGTCGGATGGCACCGGCATTCCGTTCGACGGGGCTGCCTACCCCAAGGGCGTGACGAAGGCTCCGGCCGTGGCAAGCCAGTGCCTGGCCTGCCATGGCCCCACCGGTATCAGTCAGATTCCGGAATGGCCGAACCTGGCCGGGCAAAGCAAGTCCTACCTCGCCGCACAGCTCAATGACTTCAAGTCGGGCAAGCGCGTGCACCCCATGATGCAGCCGGCCATCGCCGTGATCGACCGGCAGCAGATCCAGCCGCTGGCCGCATGGTTCAGCGCGCAGGCACCCTCCGTGCCCAAGCCGCCCTCAGCACAGCCCAGGGCGGTGCCCGCCACGGCGGCCACCTGCGTCGCCTGCCATGACACACGGGCCATGCCCGCCAATCCGAATCTGCGCGGCCAGAAGGCGCCCTATCTGCTTGAGCAATTGCGCGCCTTCAAGAACGGCCACCGCAAGAGCGAGACCATGGGGCCCATGGTGCAGGCGCTGAGCGACCGGGACATGGCCGATCTGGCCGAACATTTCAGCCAACTCGCCCCCGTCAAGACGGGAGCGGGCAAATAA
- a CDS encoding FAD-binding oxidoreductase yields MAATSRNTPSALRRGLLQVAALMGAGAHGALAMARGKTPDKNTRPAGLANFQGEVVTRSDSRYLGWFWAMSWYRIKPHRFPSMFVQPTSREDLQLLLKFANESGQRLVARSSGHNISNPVLAQDAITVDMSLFDHIEELDTEQKSVWAGPGVLSETLNKQLFAKGFAFPSAHTGFVTIGGYLLGGGMGWNMPQWGMGCGSVLAAEVMLADGRIVTTSEIENPDLFWAMRGVGPGFFGIVLRYKLRIHEAPVVVKNTYFYAIEQVEEAVAEYLKLLPQSANRSEILGAIGKFNPPGTPKGKEAWHWVVNIMSYGATKEEAQAAANVFTQAPAISKLAKAHTAGNVPLTYLDLYSQLSTDFYSQFRTSEIALFTEEPGKAIASLAKTLSAKALDPRSFGFSVLGTNPTVPEPCSFTYAAPHYLSWYLIGTSKQDVAKNYQLADELHAQLKPLAKGYYINEIDLTRFPSLVRECFSNGKWLRLHQAREHYDPHKRFVSYLDAGK; encoded by the coding sequence ATGGCTGCCACATCTCGCAACACCCCTTCCGCGCTGCGGCGCGGCCTGCTCCAGGTCGCCGCGTTGATGGGTGCCGGAGCGCACGGCGCGCTCGCAATGGCGCGCGGCAAGACGCCAGACAAGAACACGCGTCCTGCTGGCCTTGCCAACTTCCAGGGTGAAGTGGTCACGCGCAGCGACTCACGCTATCTGGGATGGTTCTGGGCCATGTCCTGGTACCGCATCAAGCCCCACCGCTTTCCTTCCATGTTCGTGCAACCCACGAGCCGCGAGGATCTGCAACTGCTGTTGAAGTTTGCCAACGAAAGCGGGCAGCGCCTGGTCGCCCGCAGCTCGGGCCACAACATCTCCAATCCGGTGCTCGCGCAGGATGCGATCACGGTGGACATGTCGCTGTTCGACCATATCGAAGAGCTCGACACCGAGCAGAAATCTGTCTGGGCCGGCCCCGGGGTGCTCAGCGAGACATTGAACAAACAACTCTTTGCCAAGGGCTTCGCCTTTCCGTCCGCACACACGGGCTTCGTCACCATCGGCGGCTACCTGCTGGGCGGAGGCATGGGATGGAACATGCCGCAATGGGGCATGGGTTGCGGCTCGGTGCTGGCGGCCGAAGTGATGCTTGCCGACGGCAGGATCGTCACCACGTCGGAGATCGAGAACCCCGACCTGTTCTGGGCCATGCGCGGCGTGGGGCCGGGCTTCTTCGGCATCGTTCTGCGCTACAAGCTGCGCATTCATGAAGCCCCTGTCGTCGTCAAGAACACCTATTTCTACGCTATTGAACAGGTCGAGGAAGCGGTCGCGGAGTATCTCAAACTACTGCCGCAAAGCGCCAATCGCTCCGAGATACTCGGCGCTATCGGCAAATTCAACCCGCCGGGCACACCCAAGGGCAAGGAGGCCTGGCACTGGGTAGTGAACATCATGTCCTACGGTGCGACCAAGGAAGAAGCGCAGGCAGCGGCGAATGTGTTCACGCAGGCCCCGGCCATCAGCAAGCTCGCCAAAGCCCATACGGCAGGCAACGTGCCGCTGACCTACCTCGATCTGTACAGCCAGCTCAGCACCGACTTCTACAGCCAGTTCCGAACCAGCGAAATCGCGCTCTTCACAGAGGAGCCGGGCAAGGCCATCGCTTCGCTGGCGAAGACCCTGTCGGCCAAGGCGCTGGATCCACGTTCGTTCGGCTTCTCGGTGCTCGGCACCAACCCCACGGTACCCGAGCCCTGCAGCTTCACCTATGCCGCACCGCACTACCTGTCGTGGTATCTCATCGGCACAAGCAAGCAGGATGTCGCAAAAAACTACCAGCTCGCCGACGAACTGCATGCACAGCTCAAGCCGCTGGCCAAGGGCTACTACATCAACGAGATCGACCTCACGCGCTTTCCCTCGCTGGTGCGCGAATGCTTTTCAAACGGCAAATGGCTCAGGCTGCACCAGGCACGGGAGCACTACGACCCTCACAAGCGCTTCGTGAGCTACCTGGACGCGGGCAAGTGA